From Pseudomonadota bacterium:
GAAGCAGCGCGGCATGATCGAGATCCCGAGCGAGGGGGAGGAGGGGGGCTAGGCGGACTACTTCGTCGTGTCGTCGAAGGCCATGGTCTTGCCGACCTTGTGCTCGACGTCGATCCGGGCGAACACGATGGTGATGTCCTCGAGCAGCTGCAGCCTCGGATCGCCCTCCACCGTGCCGACGCGCGTCACGTAGCCCAGCACCCGCGCGTTCGTGAGCTTGATGGTGTAGACGACCTCCTCCTCGCCCGCCCCGTTGCGCTGGACGAAGCTGATCACGACCTGCTTGAGGAGCTCGTTCGTGACTAGCGCCTGGAGGAACTGCGGCGCGGACGGGCCGAGCGCCTTCGTGATGACGATCGGCTTGTGCTGTCTCTTTCCGGTGGCCGCGCCGGTACCGGCGTCCGTCGGCGAGGTGACTTCGTACCGGAAGTCGACCCCCTTCATCGCGTCCTTCCAGGCAGCCTGGGTGCACTCGGCCCTGAACTTGCCCTGCTTGCCCCCATCGACCACGACGTAGAACTCATACGAGGCCGACGCCGAGAGCGGAATGACCGACAGCGCGAACACGACGGCGATCATCGACAGTCTCTTCATCTTTCCCTCCTCTGCCTTCTCTAGGTGATCGGCTCGAGGCGCGCCGTGAAGTGCCGCAGCCACGGCGCCTGCTCGACGATCCTGTAGCCCTTGAGCTTGACCGCGCGCTTGGCGACCGCGGCGATCACCTCGGCCACGTAGTCGATGTGGCTCTGCGTGTAGACGCGCCGCGGCAGCGCGAGCCGCACGAGATCGTTGGTGGCGGGCAGATCCGGGCCGTTCTCCTGCGTCCGCCCGAACATGAAGGTGCCGATCTCCACCGCGCGCACGCCGCCCTCGAGGTACAGCTCGCACGCGAGCGCCTGCCCCGGGTACTCGTGGGGCGGGATGTGCGGGAGGGCGGCCCGGGCGTCGAGGTACACCGCGTGCCCGCCGGCCGGCCGCACCGTGGGCACGCCCGCGGCCCA
This genomic window contains:
- the hcp gene encoding type VI secretion system tube protein Hcp, whose amino-acid sequence is MKRLSMIAVVFALSVIPLSASASYEFYVVVDGGKQGKFRAECTQAAWKDAMKGVDFRYEVTSPTDAGTGAATGKRQHKPIVITKALGPSAPQFLQALVTNELLKQVVISFVQRNGAGEEEVVYTIKLTNARVLGYVTRVGTVEGDPRLQLLEDITIVFARIDVEHKVGKTMAFDDTTK